From a region of the Streptomyces venezuelae genome:
- the ctaD gene encoding cytochrome c oxidase subunit I, giving the protein MSILNESQGAAADSYENELPVRRKQPGNVVVKWMTTTDHKTIGTMYLVTSFVFFIIGGLLALFMRAELARPGTQIMSNEQFNQAFTMHGTIMLLMFATPLFAGFANWIMPLQIGAPDVAFPRLNMFAYWLYLFGSTIAVAGFVTPNGAADFGWFAYSPLSDAVRSPGIGADMWIMGLAFSGFGTILGSVNFITTIICMRAPGMTMFRMPIFTWNVLLTGVLVLLAFPVLAAALFALEADRKFGSHVFDAANGGALLWQHLFWFFGHPEVYIIALPFFGIVSEIIPVFSRKPMFGYIGLIAATIAIAGLSVTVWAHHMYVTGGVLLPFFSFMTFLIAVPTGVKFFNWIGTMWKGSLSFETPMLWTIGFLVTFTFGGLTGVILASPPMDFHVSDSYFVVAHFHYVVFGTVVFAMFAGFHFWWPKFTGKMLDERLGKMTFWTLFIGFHGTFLVQHWLGAEGMPRRYADYLAADGFTALNTISTISSFVLGLSMLPFMYNVWKTAKYGKKVEVDDPWGYGRSLEWATSCPPPRHNFLTLPRIRSESPAFDLHHPEIAALDHLEDHSVAAKAVTGGKEADK; this is encoded by the coding sequence GTGAGCATCCTCAACGAATCCCAGGGTGCCGCCGCCGACTCGTATGAGAACGAGCTGCCGGTACGGCGCAAGCAGCCGGGCAACGTGGTCGTGAAGTGGATGACCACGACCGACCACAAGACCATCGGCACGATGTACCTGGTCACGTCGTTCGTGTTCTTCATCATCGGCGGTCTGCTGGCGCTCTTCATGCGCGCCGAGCTGGCTCGTCCGGGCACGCAGATCATGTCGAACGAGCAGTTCAACCAGGCGTTCACCATGCATGGCACGATCATGCTGCTGATGTTCGCCACCCCGCTCTTCGCGGGCTTCGCCAACTGGATCATGCCGCTGCAGATCGGCGCGCCCGACGTGGCGTTCCCGCGGCTGAACATGTTCGCGTACTGGCTGTACCTCTTCGGCTCGACCATCGCGGTGGCCGGCTTCGTCACGCCGAACGGCGCCGCCGACTTCGGCTGGTTCGCCTACTCCCCGCTGTCGGACGCCGTCCGCTCACCGGGCATCGGCGCCGACATGTGGATCATGGGTCTGGCCTTCTCCGGCTTCGGCACGATCCTCGGTTCGGTCAACTTCATCACCACGATCATCTGCATGCGCGCTCCGGGCATGACGATGTTCCGCATGCCGATCTTCACCTGGAACGTGCTGCTGACCGGTGTCCTGGTCCTGCTGGCCTTCCCGGTGCTGGCCGCCGCGCTCTTCGCGCTGGAGGCCGACCGCAAGTTCGGTTCGCACGTGTTCGACGCCGCGAACGGCGGCGCATTGCTGTGGCAACACCTCTTCTGGTTCTTCGGGCATCCAGAGGTGTACATCATCGCGCTACCGTTCTTCGGAATCGTCTCCGAGATCATCCCGGTCTTCAGCCGCAAGCCGATGTTCGGCTACATCGGCCTGATCGCCGCGACGATCGCGATCGCCGGCCTCTCCGTGACCGTGTGGGCCCACCACATGTACGTCACCGGCGGTGTGCTGCTGCCGTTCTTCTCCTTCATGACCTTCCTGATCGCGGTACCGACCGGTGTGAAGTTCTTCAACTGGATCGGCACCATGTGGAAGGGCTCGCTGTCCTTCGAGACCCCGATGCTCTGGACGATCGGCTTCCTGGTCACCTTCACCTTCGGTGGTCTGACCGGCGTCATCCTGGCCTCGCCCCCGATGGACTTCCACGTCTCCGACTCGTACTTCGTCGTCGCGCACTTCCACTACGTCGTCTTCGGCACCGTGGTGTTCGCGATGTTCGCCGGCTTCCACTTCTGGTGGCCGAAGTTCACGGGCAAGATGCTGGACGAGCGCCTCGGCAAGATGACGTTCTGGACGCTGTTCATCGGCTTCCACGGCACCTTCCTGGTGCAGCACTGGCTCGGAGCCGAGGGCATGCCGCGTCGTTACGCGGACTACCTCGCCGCCGACGGTTTCACCGCGCTGAACACGATCTCGACGATCAGCTCGTTCGTGCTCGGCCTGTCGATGCTGCCGTTCATGTACAACGTCTGGAAGACGGCCAAGTACGGCAAGAAGGTCGAGGTCGACGACCCGTGGGGTTACGGCCGTTCGCTCGAGTGGGCGACGTCCTGCCCGCCGCCGCGGCACAACTTCCTCACCCTGCCGCGGATCCGTTCCGAGTCCCCGGCGTTCGACCTGCACCACCCTGAGATCGCGGCCCTCGACCACCTCGAGGACCACAGCGTCGCCGCCAAGGCCGTCACCGGCGGCAAGGAGGCCGACAAGTGA
- a CDS encoding Ig-like domain-containing protein, translating to MKHSPRLWTVLSCSLLVASLGAGATACGSGDKNPLSARPYDAGDQVAFNQSAGSRPVNPDRPLEITAKSGGGRITDVLAVDTHGRRLAGELSAKGDRWHSTTPMASGVRYTVTVSTEDERGAPGQRTLTFDTTPSKGILKVEFGPDEGKYGVGQPITAELSEPVQDKAARAIVERGLVVDAPPGVEGAWHWVDDKNLHYRPKDYWPANSAVSVRSNLEGVRITDELHGAVAKPVKLEIGDRVEVTTDASSHYLTFKRNGEVINTIPVTTGKPGFSTRNGIKVVLGKQYFVQMRGDTVGIGGSEYYNLPVYYATRVTWSGEYVHAAPWSVGSQGYENVSHGCTGMSTGNAAWFYENITEGDIVQVVNSIGDDMDVFGNGFGDWNMDWKDWRQGSALLKGTQEGRSPVDQARLRPTV from the coding sequence ATGAAGCACTCACCGCGTCTTTGGACGGTACTCAGCTGCTCCCTGCTGGTCGCGTCCCTCGGGGCCGGCGCCACCGCATGCGGGTCCGGCGACAAGAACCCGCTGTCAGCCCGCCCGTACGACGCGGGCGATCAGGTCGCCTTCAACCAGAGCGCCGGCAGCCGCCCCGTGAACCCCGACCGGCCCCTGGAGATCACCGCCAAGAGCGGTGGCGGCCGGATCACCGACGTGCTGGCCGTGGACACCCACGGCCGCCGCCTGGCGGGCGAACTGAGCGCCAAGGGGGACCGCTGGCACAGCACGACCCCGATGGCCTCAGGCGTCCGCTACACGGTCACCGTGAGCACCGAGGACGAGCGGGGCGCCCCCGGGCAGCGCACGCTCACCTTCGACACCACCCCGTCCAAGGGGATCCTGAAGGTCGAGTTCGGCCCGGACGAGGGCAAGTACGGCGTCGGCCAGCCCATCACCGCCGAACTCAGCGAGCCCGTCCAGGACAAGGCCGCCCGCGCCATCGTGGAACGCGGCCTCGTCGTCGACGCCCCGCCCGGAGTCGAGGGCGCCTGGCACTGGGTGGACGACAAGAACCTCCACTACCGGCCCAAGGACTACTGGCCCGCCAACTCGGCCGTCTCCGTACGGAGCAACCTGGAGGGCGTCAGGATCACCGACGAGCTCCACGGAGCCGTCGCCAAGCCGGTGAAGCTGGAGATCGGGGACCGGGTCGAGGTCACCACCGACGCCTCGTCGCACTACCTGACGTTCAAGCGCAACGGAGAAGTGATCAACACCATTCCGGTGACCACCGGAAAGCCCGGCTTCTCCACCCGTAACGGCATCAAGGTGGTGCTGGGCAAGCAGTACTTCGTACAGATGCGCGGCGACACCGTCGGCATCGGCGGCAGCGAGTACTACAACCTGCCCGTCTACTACGCCACCCGCGTCACCTGGAGTGGTGAATACGTCCACGCCGCCCCGTGGTCCGTCGGCTCCCAGGGCTACGAGAACGTCAGCCACGGCTGCACCGGCATGAGCACCGGCAACGCCGCCTGGTTCTACGAAAACATCACCGAGGGCGACATCGTCCAGGTGGTCAACAGCATCGGCGACGACATGGACGTCTTCGGCAACGGCTTCGGCGACTGGAACATGGACTGGAAGGACTGGCGCCAGGGCAGCGCCCTCCTCAAGGGCACCCAGGAAGGCCGCAGCCCGGTCGACCAGGCCCGCCTGCGTCCCACCGTCTAG
- a CDS encoding cytochrome c oxidase subunit 4, translating to MKIQGKMFLWLSFFILIMAVVYGVWSKEPVGTTALFLAFGLSVMIGYYLAFTAKRVDEMAQDNLEADVADEAGELGFFSPHSWQPLSLGIGGALAFMGVIFGWWLMYFSAPIIMIGLWGWVYEYYRGENQNQ from the coding sequence GTGAAGATCCAGGGCAAGATGTTCCTCTGGCTCTCCTTCTTCATCCTGATCATGGCCGTCGTGTACGGCGTGTGGTCGAAGGAGCCCGTCGGTACCACCGCGCTCTTCCTGGCCTTCGGCCTGAGCGTCATGATCGGCTACTACCTGGCCTTCACGGCCAAGCGTGTCGACGAGATGGCCCAGGACAACCTGGAGGCCGACGTCGCCGACGAGGCGGGCGAGCTGGGGTTCTTCTCCCCGCACAGCTGGCAGCCGCTCTCGCTGGGCATCGGCGGTGCGCTCGCGTTCATGGGCGTCATCTTCGGCTGGTGGCTCATGTACTTCTCGGCCCCGATCATCATGATCGGCCTGTGGGGCTGGGTGTACGAGTACTACCGCGGTGAGAACCAGAACCAGTAG
- a CDS encoding heme-copper oxidase subunit III — protein sequence MSVVATATTVDTGHAHPTVNRPNLVSVGTIIWLSSELMFFAALFAMYFTLRSVMGPEFWTEQADALNLPFSATNTTILVLSSLTCQLGVFAAERGDVKKLRTWFIITFVMGAIFIGGQVFEYTELVKHEGLSLSSNPYGSVFYLTTGFHGLHVTGGLIAFLLVLGRTYAAKRFTHEQATSAIVVSYYWHFVDVVWIGLFATIYLIK from the coding sequence ATGTCGGTCGTGGCGACAGCAACGACAGTAGATACCGGGCACGCGCACCCGACGGTCAACCGGCCGAACCTCGTCAGCGTCGGAACCATCATCTGGTTGAGTTCCGAGCTGATGTTCTTCGCGGCCCTCTTCGCGATGTACTTCACCCTGCGATCCGTGATGGGTCCCGAGTTCTGGACGGAACAGGCCGATGCCCTGAACCTGCCCTTCTCGGCGACGAACACGACGATCCTGGTGCTTTCCTCGCTCACCTGCCAGCTCGGCGTATTCGCCGCCGAGCGCGGTGACGTGAAGAAGCTCAGGACGTGGTTCATCATCACGTTCGTCATGGGTGCGATCTTCATTGGCGGCCAGGTGTTCGAGTACACCGAGCTGGTCAAGCACGAGGGCCTGTCCCTCTCGTCCAACCCGTACGGCTCGGTGTTCTACCTGACCACCGGCTTCCACGGGCTGCACGTGACGGGCGGTCTCATCGCCTTCCTGCTGGTCCTCGGCCGGACGTACGCGGCCAAGAGGTTCACCCACGAACAGGCCACGTCGGCCATCGTCGTGTCCTACTACTGGCACTTCGTCGACGTCGTCTGGATCGGCCTCTTCGCGACGATCTACCTGATCAAGTAG
- a CDS encoding ubiquinol-cytochrome c reductase iron-sulfur subunit codes for MSSQEIPEEKHLPSEQGDAHHGGVAVADDPFADPGLPVHKPRIQDIDERAAKRSERTVAMLFTLSMLATIGFIASYVIFPVDKIVYIFPIGKVSALNFSLGMTLGTALFCIGAGAVHWARTLMSDVEVADERHEIAAPAEVKAKVLQDFADGANESGIGRRPLIRNTMLGALAMLPLSAVMIMRDLGPLPEDKLRKTLWAKGKLLINQNTMEPLRPEDVLVGSLTFAMPEGLEEEQHDFQVQIAKAALMIVRIQPDDIKDKKELEWSHDGIVAYSKICTHVGCPISLYEQQTHHVLCPCHQSTFDLSDGARVIFGPAGHALPQLRIGVNDEGFLEALGDFEEPVGPAFWERG; via the coding sequence ATGAGTAGCCAAGAGATTCCCGAAGAGAAGCACCTGCCGAGCGAGCAGGGCGACGCCCACCACGGTGGCGTAGCGGTCGCGGACGACCCGTTCGCCGACCCGGGCCTGCCGGTCCACAAGCCCCGCATCCAGGACATCGACGAGCGGGCGGCGAAGCGCTCCGAGCGCACCGTCGCGATGCTCTTCACGCTGTCGATGCTGGCCACGATCGGCTTCATCGCGTCCTACGTGATCTTCCCGGTCGACAAGATCGTCTACATCTTCCCCATCGGGAAGGTCAGTGCGCTCAACTTCTCCCTGGGCATGACCCTGGGTACGGCCCTCTTCTGCATCGGCGCGGGCGCGGTCCACTGGGCCCGCACCCTGATGTCCGACGTCGAGGTCGCCGACGAGCGCCACGAGATCGCCGCCCCGGCGGAGGTCAAGGCCAAGGTCCTGCAGGACTTCGCCGACGGTGCGAACGAGTCCGGCATCGGCCGGCGTCCCCTGATCCGCAACACGATGCTGGGCGCGCTGGCCATGCTGCCGCTGTCCGCCGTCATGATCATGCGCGACCTGGGCCCGCTGCCCGAGGACAAGCTGCGCAAGACCCTGTGGGCCAAGGGCAAGCTGCTCATCAACCAGAACACGATGGAGCCGCTGCGTCCCGAGGACGTCCTGGTCGGTTCGCTCACCTTCGCCATGCCGGAAGGCCTGGAGGAGGAGCAGCACGACTTCCAGGTCCAGATCGCCAAGGCCGCCCTGATGATCGTCCGTATCCAGCCGGACGACATCAAGGACAAGAAGGAACTGGAGTGGTCCCACGACGGGATCGTGGCCTACTCCAAGATCTGCACCCACGTCGGCTGCCCCATCAGCCTGTACGAGCAGCAGACGCACCACGTGCTCTGCCCGTGCCACCAGTCCACCTTCGACCTCTCCGACGGCGCCCGTGTCATCTTCGGCCCGGCCGGTCACGCGCTTCCGCAGCTGCGGATCGGTGTGAATGACGAAGGCTTCCTCGAAGCGCTCGGCGACTTCGAAGAGCCCGTCGGTCCTGCATTCTGGGAGCGCGGATGA
- a CDS encoding cysteine desulfurase/sulfurtransferase TusA family protein — protein MPYFDSASAAPLHPVARQALQAALDEGWADPARLYREGRRARLLLDAAREAAAEAVGCRADELVFTPSGTHAVHTGVAGLLAGRRRVGSHLVVSAVEHSSVLHAAEVHEARGGSVTEVPVDRWGAVSSADYAQALAPQTALACLQSANHEVGTVQPVAEVAEVCGAAGVPLLVDAAQSLGWGPVEGAWSVLAASAHKWGGPPGVGLLAVRKGVRFSPQGPADERESGRSPGFTNLPAIVAAAASLRAVRAEADAEAARLRVLVDRIRRRVVRLVPDVEVVGDPERRLPHLVTFSCLYVDGETLLHELDRAGFSVSSGSSCTSSTLTPSHVLRAMGVLSEGNVRVSLPPGTPAEEVNAFLEVLPRAVADVRERLGVAEPAAVAPVADSLELDALGLRCPQPVIELARAIVTVPVGGTVTVVSDDEVARLDIPAWCAMRGHDYLGEAPRPAGTAYTVRRAT, from the coding sequence ATGCCGTACTTCGACAGCGCGTCCGCCGCTCCCCTGCACCCCGTGGCCCGCCAGGCGTTGCAGGCCGCCCTGGACGAGGGCTGGGCCGATCCCGCCCGGCTCTACCGGGAGGGCAGGCGCGCCCGGCTGCTGCTGGACGCGGCGCGGGAGGCCGCAGCGGAGGCGGTGGGATGCCGGGCCGACGAGCTCGTGTTCACTCCTTCGGGGACGCACGCGGTTCACACGGGGGTGGCGGGTCTCCTCGCGGGGCGCCGGCGCGTCGGAAGTCATCTGGTCGTATCGGCGGTCGAACACAGTTCTGTATTGCACGCGGCCGAGGTGCACGAGGCGCGCGGCGGGTCGGTGACCGAGGTCCCGGTGGACCGGTGGGGCGCGGTCTCGTCCGCCGACTACGCGCAGGCGCTCGCCCCGCAGACCGCGCTCGCCTGCCTCCAGTCGGCCAACCACGAGGTGGGCACCGTCCAGCCGGTGGCCGAGGTGGCCGAGGTCTGCGGGGCGGCCGGGGTGCCGCTGCTGGTGGACGCGGCCCAGTCGCTGGGCTGGGGTCCGGTGGAGGGCGCCTGGTCCGTGCTGGCCGCGAGTGCGCACAAATGGGGCGGCCCGCCCGGAGTCGGCCTGCTGGCCGTCCGCAAGGGGGTGCGCTTCTCCCCCCAAGGCCCGGCGGACGAGAGGGAGTCGGGGCGTTCCCCCGGTTTCACGAACCTGCCCGCGATCGTGGCCGCGGCGGCCTCCCTGCGGGCCGTACGGGCCGAGGCGGACGCGGAGGCGGCCCGGCTGCGGGTCCTGGTGGACCGGATCCGGCGGCGGGTGGTGCGGCTGGTCCCGGACGTGGAGGTGGTGGGCGATCCGGAGCGGCGGCTGCCGCACCTGGTCACCTTCTCCTGCCTGTACGTCGACGGGGAGACCCTGCTGCACGAGCTGGACCGGGCCGGCTTCTCGGTCTCCTCGGGCTCCTCGTGCACGAGCTCCACGCTGACCCCCAGTCATGTGCTGCGGGCCATGGGTGTGCTGTCGGAGGGCAACGTACGGGTGTCCCTGCCGCCGGGGACTCCGGCGGAGGAGGTCAACGCGTTCCTGGAGGTGCTGCCGCGCGCGGTGGCGGACGTACGGGAACGGCTCGGCGTGGCGGAGCCGGCGGCGGTGGCGCCGGTGGCGGACTCCCTGGAGCTCGACGCGCTGGGACTGCGGTGTCCGCAGCCGGTGATCGAGCTGGCCCGGGCCATCGTGACGGTTCCGGTGGGCGGGACCGTCACGGTCGTCTCCGACGACGAGGTGGCCCGGCTGGACATCCCGGCGTGGTGCGCGATGCGGGGGCACGACTACCTGGGCGAAGCCCCCCGCCCCGCCGGCACCGCCTACACGGTCCGCCGAGCCACCTGA
- a CDS encoding c-type cytochrome, which produces MKKLSARRRHPLAAVVVLLLALAATGGLYAAFAPAGKAQADETAQSLAIEEGKKLYAVGCASCHGTGGQGSSDGPSLVGVGSAAVDFQVSTGRMPAQQPGAQVPKKPVIYEQAQIDQLAAYIASLGAGPITPTAKQYDPAGADIANGGELFRNNCAQCHNFTGEGGALTNGKYAPNLEGVSPKHIYEAMQTGPQNMPSFPDSTMPEKQKKDIIAYLQNVNGEKSTSPGGLKLGGLGPVSEGLFGWIFALGALIAVAVWVAAHTAKAKKS; this is translated from the coding sequence GTGAAAAAGCTCTCCGCACGACGACGCCATCCGCTGGCGGCGGTCGTCGTTCTACTCCTCGCGCTGGCGGCCACTGGGGGGCTGTACGCCGCCTTCGCCCCCGCGGGCAAGGCGCAGGCCGATGAAACCGCCCAGTCCCTCGCCATCGAGGAGGGCAAGAAGCTCTACGCCGTGGGTTGCGCAAGCTGCCACGGAACCGGCGGTCAGGGTTCCTCTGACGGCCCGAGCCTGGTCGGCGTCGGCTCCGCGGCCGTCGACTTCCAGGTGAGCACGGGCCGCATGCCCGCCCAGCAGCCCGGCGCCCAGGTGCCGAAGAAGCCCGTCATCTACGAGCAGGCGCAGATCGACCAGCTGGCCGCGTACATCGCGTCCCTCGGCGCCGGTCCGATCACGCCGACCGCGAAGCAGTACGACCCGGCGGGCGCCGACATCGCCAACGGTGGTGAGCTCTTCCGCAACAACTGCGCGCAGTGCCACAACTTCACCGGCGAGGGCGGCGCGCTGACGAACGGCAAGTACGCCCCCAACCTTGAGGGTGTCTCGCCGAAGCACATCTACGAGGCCATGCAGACCGGCCCGCAGAACATGCCCTCCTTCCCCGACAGCACCATGCCGGAGAAGCAGAAGAAGGACATCATCGCGTACCTCCAGAACGTGAACGGCGAGAAGTCGACCAGCCCCGGCGGCCTGAAGCTCGGTGGCCTCGGCCCCGTCTCCGAGGGTCTGTTCGGCTGGATCTTCGCCCTGGGTGCGCTGATCGCTGTCGCCGTCTGGGTCGCGGCCCACACCGCTAAGGCCAAGAAGTCATGA
- a CDS encoding cytochrome b produces the protein MSTSDNNERKAPAGERVADWADGRLGIYSLAKANMRKIFPDHWSFMLGEICLYSFIIIILTGVYLTLFFHPSMNEVVYHGSYVPMQGVMMSEAFASTLDISFDVRGGLLIRQIHHWAALIFVAAMIVHMMRVFFTGAFRKPREINWIFGFLLLVLGMFTGFTGYSLPDDLLSGTGVRFMQGAILSVPVVGTYLSMFLFGGEFPGGDFVARFYSVHILLLPGIMMGLLVAHLILVFYHKHTQYAGPGKTNNNVVGMPLLPVYMAKAGGFFFLVFGVIAAVAAIASINPIWALGPYRPDHVSTGAQPDWYMGMPEGLIRAMPGWEINLWGHTLVLGVFIPLLLFPLVLGAIAVWPFIESWVTGDKREHHILDRPRNVPTRTAFGVAWIAEYIVLLIGGGNDMFAQYFHLSINSITWFVRIGFFVVPVLAFIVTKRICLGLQRRDHDKVLHGRETGIIKRLPHGEFVEVHEPLPQGKLHTLTAHEQYKPVEIGPTVDENGVERKVKATEKLRAKLSQGLYGEGNQIPKPTVEEYKEIQSGHGHH, from the coding sequence ATGAGCACCAGCGACAACAACGAGCGCAAAGCGCCGGCCGGCGAGCGGGTAGCGGACTGGGCGGACGGCCGCCTGGGCATCTACAGCCTCGCCAAGGCCAACATGCGCAAGATCTTCCCGGACCACTGGTCCTTCATGCTCGGTGAGATCTGCCTCTACAGCTTCATCATCATCATCCTCACGGGTGTGTACCTGACGCTGTTCTTCCACCCGAGCATGAACGAGGTCGTGTACCACGGCTCGTACGTGCCGATGCAGGGCGTCATGATGTCCGAGGCCTTCGCCTCGACCCTGGACATCAGCTTCGACGTCCGCGGTGGCCTGCTGATCCGTCAGATCCACCACTGGGCGGCGCTGATCTTCGTCGCGGCGATGATCGTGCACATGATGCGCGTCTTCTTCACCGGCGCGTTCCGCAAGCCCCGTGAGATCAACTGGATCTTCGGCTTCCTGCTGCTGGTCCTCGGCATGTTCACCGGCTTCACCGGTTACTCGCTGCCGGACGACCTGCTCTCGGGTACCGGTGTCCGCTTCATGCAGGGCGCCATCCTGTCCGTCCCGGTCGTCGGCACGTACCTGTCGATGTTCCTGTTCGGCGGCGAGTTCCCGGGCGGCGACTTCGTCGCACGGTTCTACTCGGTGCACATCCTGCTGCTGCCCGGCATCATGATGGGCCTCCTCGTGGCCCACCTGATCCTGGTCTTCTACCACAAGCACACCCAGTACGCGGGCCCCGGCAAGACGAACAACAACGTCGTCGGCATGCCGCTGCTGCCGGTCTACATGGCCAAGGCCGGAGGCTTCTTCTTCCTGGTCTTCGGTGTCATCGCGGCCGTCGCGGCGATCGCCTCGATCAACCCGATCTGGGCGCTCGGCCCGTACCGCCCGGACCACGTGTCCACCGGTGCGCAGCCCGACTGGTACATGGGTATGCCGGAAGGCCTGATCCGAGCCATGCCCGGCTGGGAGATCAACCTGTGGGGCCACACGCTCGTCCTGGGCGTGTTCATCCCGCTGCTGCTCTTCCCGCTGGTCCTCGGCGCGATCGCCGTCTGGCCGTTCATCGAGTCCTGGGTCACCGGCGACAAGCGCGAGCACCACATCCTGGACCGCCCGCGCAACGTCCCGACCCGCACCGCCTTCGGTGTCGCCTGGATCGCGGAGTACATCGTGCTCCTCATCGGCGGCGGCAACGACATGTTCGCCCAGTACTTCCACCTGTCGATCAACTCGATCACGTGGTTCGTCCGGATCGGCTTCTTCGTCGTCCCGGTGCTGGCGTTCATCGTCACCAAGCGGATCTGCCTCGGTCTGCAGCGTCGTGACCACGACAAGGTGCTGCACGGTCGCGAGACCGGCATCATCAAGCGCCTGCCGCACGGCGAGTTCGTCGAGGTCCACGAGCCGCTCCCGCAGGGCAAGCTCCACACGCTCACCGCGCACGAGCAGTACAAGCCGGTCGAGATCGGCCCGACGGTCGACGAGAACGGTGTCGAGCGCAAGGTGAAGGCCACCGAGAAGCTGCGCGCGAAGCTCAGCCAGGGCCTCTACGGTGAGGGCAACCAGATTCCGAAGCCCACGGTGGAGGAATACAAGGAGATCCAGTCCGGCCACGGCCACCACTGA
- the coxB gene encoding cytochrome c oxidase subunit II, translating into MSPYGSDRSPRRPMRRKLLQALTAGVVLATATGCSYTWKDFPRLGMPTPVTEEAPRILSLWQGSWAAALVTGILVWGLIIWSVIFHRRSRTKIEVPAQTRYNMPIEALYTVVPLIIVSVLFYFTARDESKLLALTPKPPHTINVIGFQWSWGFNYVENVDGDAATPKAGAVPKELASLPDRFTKDFPAGAEGVYQKGVPGDRNPQTGNPGPTLVLPKGEKVRFILSSNDVIHSFWVVPFLFKQDVIPGHTNVFEVTPSEYGTFMGKCAELCGVDHSRMLFNVKVVSPEDYRAYLKDLAEKGQTGYLPAGIQQSDPARNAEVNKL; encoded by the coding sequence GTGAGTCCCTACGGCTCCGACCGCTCGCCGCGGCGCCCGATGCGGCGGAAGCTGCTGCAGGCGCTGACTGCGGGCGTGGTCCTGGCGACCGCCACTGGTTGCTCGTATACATGGAAAGACTTCCCCCGCCTCGGAATGCCGACTCCGGTAACCGAGGAGGCGCCGCGCATCCTCTCCCTGTGGCAGGGATCCTGGGCGGCCGCGCTGGTCACGGGCATCCTCGTGTGGGGCCTGATCATCTGGAGCGTCATCTTCCACCGGCGCAGCCGGACGAAGATCGAGGTCCCCGCGCAGACCCGGTACAACATGCCCATCGAGGCGCTGTACACCGTGGTCCCGCTGATCATCGTCTCGGTGCTCTTCTACTTCACCGCTCGTGACGAGTCGAAGCTCCTGGCCCTCACCCCGAAGCCGCCGCACACGATCAACGTGATCGGCTTCCAGTGGAGCTGGGGCTTCAACTACGTCGAGAACGTCGACGGTGACGCGGCCACCCCGAAGGCGGGCGCGGTCCCGAAGGAGCTCGCCTCCCTCCCGGACCGCTTCACCAAGGACTTCCCGGCGGGCGCCGAGGGCGTCTACCAGAAGGGTGTCCCGGGCGACCGGAACCCCCAGACGGGCAACCCGGGTCCGACCCTGGTCCTCCCCAAGGGCGAGAAGGTCCGCTTCATCCTGTCGTCGAACGACGTGATCCACTCCTTCTGGGTGGTCCCGTTCCTGTTCAAGCAGGACGTCATTCCGGGCCACACCAACGTCTTCGAGGTCACCCCGTCCGAATACGGCACCTTCATGGGCAAGTGTGCCGAGCTCTGCGGCGTCGACCACTCCCGGATGCTCTTCAACGTCAAGGTGGTCTCCCCTGAGGACTACCGGGCGTACCTGAAGGATCTGGCGGAGAAGGGTCAGACCGGCTACCTCCCGGCCGGTATCCAGCAGAGCGACCCGGCCCGGAATGCGGAAGTGAACAAACTGTGA